CAGGATAATAGGCATTTTATCTTATCCTCTCCGGAACAGATGAAAAACTCTGACCTTGCCACAAATGGTTGGTTTTGTTAGAATTCTCCAAGATGTGGTGTGCTTTTAAGCCAACATACATGCTACAATAACAGTAGTGCAGGCTAAAAGGCCCGGATTCTCGATTGAGATTGAAAAAGGAATATTGCACTCTCGCCTGGCCGTTCTACCCTCAAACAATGTGGGCAGATTCATGTCGAAAGAAGTACCTGGAGGCGTTATTTTTATGGACTTAGCAACACTTCTATTTTGGATCGTTGCTGTGATACTGGTCGGTTCCGCTCTGCTGGTGGTGGGATTGAATAACATCGTTCACAGCGCGCTGTCCCTGGTCGTCGTCTTCGCGATGGCCGCCGGCATCTATCTTCTGGCTAATGCCGAATTCATCGCCATCGTACAAATCCTGATTTACGCGGGAGCGGTTACTATCCTTATCCTCTTTGCTCTCATGCTCACCCGTACCGTCAATATCCAGACCAATAGCAACCCGATAAACAAATACTGGTGGTTGGGAGTGATTATCAGCGCCCTGGTCGGCGCGACGATCCTCTTCGCGGTCACCGTCAGCCCGCATTTTGTGGCTCCTGCCAGTAGCGCCCTCGGATATAGCGCGCACAATAGTACCTGCCCGCTGCCACCGAACAATGTCGTCTACATTGGCAACTTATTGTATAGCCCCACCTGTTATAGCTACGTGCTTCCTTTTGAAATCGCATCGGTTGTGTTGCTCGTAGCCATCATAGGCGCGATCGTGATTGGTAGGGAGGAAGAATAATCTATGCTCACGCTCAATCATTTTCTGGTACTCGGCGCTGTCCTTTTCTGTATTGGACTCTACGGAGCCATCGTGAAGCGCAACGCCATCGCCGTGCTGATGGGCATCGAAATTATGTTGAATGCAGTCAATATCACCCTGGTTGGTTTTTCGCTCTTCAACACGGCCAGACCGTATGCTACTTATTTGACCGGCCAAATTTTCGCCATTTTCATCATTACTGTCGCCGCCGCCGAAGCCGCGGTCGCCCTTGCCATGGTCATCTCCATCTACCGCAAGCGCAGCACGGTTGACGTGACAGACTTTGACATGATGAAGTGGTAAATGGAGAAATACTATGGCATTGTATTCGTATTCCTGGTTCATTCTCTTCTCGCCGCTTTTCTCATTTGTCGTGATTGTATTTGGCACGCGCATGTGGGACCTGCTCAGCCGCAAGTCCGTTGAAGCAGCCGCCACGCACGAGGAAAAAGAGGAAGCCGAGGAGGAGAGCGATATTCATGAAATGAAGGTGCAGGGGCCAAAGGGTGAGGATCAGACTTTTCTCGATATCGAAGACCCTAAAGTGCCCCGCCTCACACCGGGTGCCAGGATCAGCGCCTATCTAGGCATAGTGATCATGGGGCTTGCCTGCATTTATTCCTGGATTTTGCTCCTTGCTTCAACAGGCGTTATTCCTGGTTTTCCCATGCCTGCTGGCGGCGTTCCCGTTTTTTCCTACAATTGGTTCACGCAAGGAACTGCCAGCTATATCATCGCCTTTCGGGTGGATAACCTGGCCATCGCCATGATGGTCGTCGTCACGACCGTCTCGCTGCTGGTGCAATTTTATTCACAAGGATACATGGAAAGGTCGTCGGGCTACGCGCGTTTTTTTGCCTATCTCTCGCTCTTTACCTTCTCCATGCTCGACATCACCTTTGCCCAGAACTTCCTGGTGATCTTCATCGGTTGGGAGCTGGTCGGCCTGAGTTCTTACCTGCTGATCGGCTTCTGGATCAACAAACGAGCCAAGCCTGACGAGGACCGCCTCTCGCCCGCCAGCGCGTCCATTGAAGCCTTTATCACCACGCGCATCGGTGATGTTGGCTTCATTATCGGCATCATGATCCTGTTTACCAGCACGGGCACCTTCGATTTTGCGCAACTGGCGACGCGCGTTGGAACCATGGACAAGGCTCTGCTCACGACTGCAATGATCCTGGTCTTCTGTGGCGCCATCGGCAAATCCGCGCAGTTCCCGCTGCATGTCTGGCTTCCACCTGCTATGGAAGGCCCGACACCGGTCAGCGCCCTCATCCACGCTGCTACTATGGTGGCCGCCGGTGTCTACATGGTGGCGCGTACCTTTCCGCTCTTTGCCGCCGCCGGGCCGCAAGCGTTTGAGGTAGTGGCCTGGGTGGGTGCATTCACCGCTCTCTTTGCTGCTTCGATTGCCATGTGCCAGAGGGACTTCAAGCGCGTCCTGGCATTTTCCACCATCAGCCAGCTTGGTTATATGTTCGTCGGGCTTGGTGTCGCTGGTAGCGCTTATGGCCCTGGCCCTGGTATGTTTCACCTGTTCACGCATGCTTTCTTCAAAGCCCTGCTCTTCCTGGGTGCCGGTAGTGTTCTGCACGCCTTGCATCATGCCACGCATCACGAGGAACAGCGCATGGATAAAATGGGTGGACTGGCAGCCTTTATGCCAGTTACAGCGATCACCTGGCTGATCGCGACCCTTTCAATCGCCGGTTTCCCTTTCTTCGCCGGCTTCTATAGCAAAGAAAGCCTGATCGGTTTAGCCTTCGATAGCGGCCACTACGCGATATGGGCAGTCACCTTGTTTACCGCCGGCCTGACAGGTTTCTACATGCTGCGCGCCTATATCCTGGCATTTGGCGGCAAGGGTGGCCCCTGGGGCGGGCTCTGGGGCAAGGCGGAACTCTATCGCGGCGAAGGTCACCCACATGAATCACCGCTGACCATGACCATTCCACTGGTCTTGCTGGCAATCGCCTCGGTCGCCGCCGGGTACTGGTTCGGCATCTATGGCTACCTGCAACCGGGCGTCAGCTTCGACGTGGGCCGCTTCTTTGCCGATTACAAGACCTGGGTAGGCGTGGTTGTCTCCATCGCCGGTCTGGGCGTCGCCTATGCCATCTACGCGCGTGTCGAATACGCGCGCATTCATGAATACGTCGAAAGCCACGCGGCCCTGCGCCTGCTGCACCGCATCCTGCTGAATAAGTATTATATGGACACACTGTACAACCTGCTCATCAAATATGGCGTGCTTGGTCTCTCGCATATCGAGCAGGCCTTCGATATGTACATCGTGGATGGGCTGGTCAACGGCGTAGCGCAAGTGGTAACCCTGTTTGGGCGCGACCTGCGGCACACCGAAACCGGTCGCGTGCAGGCCTACATGATTGGCTTCTTTGGTGGTGTAGCAGTGCTGGCAATCGTCGTCATCGCGCTGGTCACATATGTGAAGTGAGGGTAAGATTGTGATATTTACGAGTGATCTCACCTGGATACTCTTCCTGCCGGTGTTGGGTGCATTAGCAGTGCTGGCAACTCCGGTACGCATTGCGCGCTGGATGGCTTTGTTGTTTTCCGCCGCCACCTTCGCGCTATCCCTGGCCATATTCGTCCGTATCGCCGTTAATGGCTACAACTTTGGCAGCCTGGCGAATCCTGCCGATTCGTACAATGCTCCGTGGATCAATTTTACCGCCGGCTCCTTCCATTTCGTCGTGAACTACTTCCTGGGGGTAGATGGTCTGGCTTTGCCCATGGTCATCTTGAACGCCCTGCTCACGATGCTGGCAATCATCGGCGGTTGGCATAAAGTGCGCGTCAAAGAATATATGGCCCTGATACTGCTCCTGGAAACTGGCGTCATGGGCGTCTTTATATCGCTTGATTTGTTCCTCTTCTTCCTCTTCTGGGAGGTCGAACTTGCACCCATGTTCCTCTTGATCGGCATCTGGGGCAACGAACACATCAAGCATACCGTCTTCGGAGATATGCCCGGTCGCATCTACTCGGCCTGGAAATTCCTGCTGTACACCTTCTTCGGCAGTATCTTCATGCTCGCCGGTATCCTCTTGCTCTACTTCAACGAAGGCGGCACCACGGCCAGCATGCAGTTCTTCCTGACGCATATGCCGGGCGGTAATATATCGTTCCTTGGTATCACGATGAGCCTGCAGCTCCTGATCTTCCTGCTCATCTACCTGGCTTTCGCCATCAAGATACCAATGTTCCCGTTCCATACCTGGCTGCCCGATGCGCACACCGATGCCCCGACCGAGGTCAGCGTGATCCTGGCGGGTATCCTGCTGAAGATGGGGGCCTATGGATTGATCCGTATCTGCCTGACGCTCCTGCCGGTTGGTATCCAGCAGTTCTCCGGCTGGCTGGCGATCCTGGCCGTCATCAACATACTCTATGGCGCGGGTATCTGTCTTGTGCAGACCGATATGAAGCGTCTGATCGCCTACTCCAGCGTCAGCCATATGGGTGTCGTACTGCTGGGTGTAGCGGCTGCTGCCGGTCTCACTGGAACAGCCCAGCTTGCATTTCGCACGGCGGCGCTCACAGGCGCGAGCATCCAGATGTTCAGCCACGGTATCATCACGGGTATGCTCTTCTTCTGCGTCGGCGTCATTTACGATCACGCGCATACCCGCGAAATTGCGGTCTTCGGCGGTGTCGCCAAAACGATGCCTATACTGGCAACATTCTTTACGTTCGCGGGTCTGGCATCTCTTGGATTACCAGGATTGGCCGGCTTCGTCGCCGAATATATGACCTTTACGGCCAGCTTCCAAATCTGGACCGCGGTGACTGCTGCCTCGGTCTTCACGATGATCCTCACGGCAGGCTACCTGCTCTGGATGTTGAAGCGCGTCTTCTATGGTCCATTCAATATCAAATGGAAGTTGCTGCCGGATGCGACTTTGCGCGAATCGCTGCCTCTCATTTCGCTCGCATCGGTCATCGTTCTTGTCGGGATATATCCAGCTTTCTTGATTAATATGCTGAATCCCAGTCTGACCGCGATCATGCAGACGGTGACTACGGCGCTGCATTGAATGGAAGGGGCATGATGTCCTGCCTGAGCGCACGGCACCGCCCGCGTACTCAGGCGGGGCGAAAAGAAAAGGAATAATCGGTATGTTTCAAGTATATGATCTCTATTTACTAGGGCCAGAATTGAGCCTGACGCTGCTGGCGTTGCTGGTGATACTGGTGGATCTGTTTATAAAGCGCTTCATCGTGACTACTGTGGTCGCGTTTGTCGGGCTACTCATCCCCCTCGGCATCCTGATATCGCAGGCCGCCACGCTGAACTTCACGCAGCCACATCGTGCCTTTTACGGCATGCTCGTCGTTGATCCGTATGCCATCTTCTTCGGCTTCGTCTTCCTGTTTATCGCCTTCATGATGATCCTGATGTCCTACCGCTATATCCAGAAATACGTCAGGTCAGGAGCCGAATTCTACATGCTGCTGCTCTTCTCCATCACTGGCATGATGTTGATGGCAAGCACCGGCGAGCTGATCTCCATCTACATCTCCTATGAACTCGCCAGCATACCGCTCTACGTCATGGCGGGCCTGTTGCGTCAAGGGGAGCGTTCGGCAGAGGCAGCTGTCAAATACGTCCTGCTTGGCGCCATGTCCTCGGCCATCCTGCTGTATGGCTTTGCCCTGCTCTACGGCCTCACGGGAACCACCGACCTGATGGGTATTGCCGCCGCCATCCGTACCGGAGTCGCGCCCGGCAACCCCCTGCTCATGGTCGCCTCTGTTCTTATCCTGGCCGGCTTCGGCTTCAAAATTTCAGCGGTCCCATTTCACATGTGGGCGCCGGATATTTACGAAGGCTCCCCGACGGTATCCACCGCTTTCTTCTCCGTTGGTTCCAAAGCGGCAGGCTTCGCCGCTCTCATTCGCGTGTTCATCGATGGCGGCCTGGGGCAGGTCAACTATACCTCCCTACTGATCATCTTCTGCATCGTCGCCATCCTGACCATGACCTTCGGCAACATCGTCGCCGCGGTGCAAACAAACGTCAAGCGCCTGATGGCCTATTCCAGTATCGCGCAGGCAGGTTACATCCTGATCGGTGTGATCGCCAGCCTCTCCGATAAGAACGCGAATGGCATTTCTGCGTCTCTCTTCTTCATCGCGGTCTATGTCGTGACCAACCTGGGAGCCTTCTCCGGC
This portion of the Ktedonobacteraceae bacterium genome encodes:
- a CDS encoding NADH-quinone oxidoreductase subunit N, with product MFQVYDLYLLGPELSLTLLALLVILVDLFIKRFIVTTVVAFVGLLIPLGILISQAATLNFTQPHRAFYGMLVVDPYAIFFGFVFLFIAFMMILMSYRYIQKYVRSGAEFYMLLLFSITGMMLMASTGELISIYISYELASIPLYVMAGLLRQGERSAEAAVKYVLLGAMSSAILLYGFALLYGLTGTTDLMGIAAAIRTGVAPGNPLLMVASVLILAGFGFKISAVPFHMWAPDIYEGSPTVSTAFFSVGSKAAGFAALIRVFIDGGLGQVNYTSLLIIFCIVAILTMTFGNIVAAVQTNVKRLMAYSSIAQAGYILIGVIASLSDKNANGISASLFFIAVYVVTNLGAFSGIIALANATGGERLEDFRGLARRSPLVAACTALCLLSLAGIPPLAGFMSKVFIFTAVWGQNLGWLVVIALLNTVVSLVYYGNIVRSMYFDAPPKPDYFRPSPTIATSITVATAGLLVLFFGAQLLLAVSDPSAGSLLAFLVGK
- the nuoK gene encoding NADH-quinone oxidoreductase subunit NuoK translates to MLTLNHFLVLGAVLFCIGLYGAIVKRNAIAVLMGIEIMLNAVNITLVGFSLFNTARPYATYLTGQIFAIFIITVAAAEAAVALAMVISIYRKRSTVDVTDFDMMKW
- the nuoL gene encoding NADH-quinone oxidoreductase subunit L, whose product is MALYSYSWFILFSPLFSFVVIVFGTRMWDLLSRKSVEAAATHEEKEEAEEESDIHEMKVQGPKGEDQTFLDIEDPKVPRLTPGARISAYLGIVIMGLACIYSWILLLASTGVIPGFPMPAGGVPVFSYNWFTQGTASYIIAFRVDNLAIAMMVVVTTVSLLVQFYSQGYMERSSGYARFFAYLSLFTFSMLDITFAQNFLVIFIGWELVGLSSYLLIGFWINKRAKPDEDRLSPASASIEAFITTRIGDVGFIIGIMILFTSTGTFDFAQLATRVGTMDKALLTTAMILVFCGAIGKSAQFPLHVWLPPAMEGPTPVSALIHAATMVAAGVYMVARTFPLFAAAGPQAFEVVAWVGAFTALFAASIAMCQRDFKRVLAFSTISQLGYMFVGLGVAGSAYGPGPGMFHLFTHAFFKALLFLGAGSVLHALHHATHHEEQRMDKMGGLAAFMPVTAITWLIATLSIAGFPFFAGFYSKESLIGLAFDSGHYAIWAVTLFTAGLTGFYMLRAYILAFGGKGGPWGGLWGKAELYRGEGHPHESPLTMTIPLVLLAIASVAAGYWFGIYGYLQPGVSFDVGRFFADYKTWVGVVVSIAGLGVAYAIYARVEYARIHEYVESHAALRLLHRILLNKYYMDTLYNLLIKYGVLGLSHIEQAFDMYIVDGLVNGVAQVVTLFGRDLRHTETGRVQAYMIGFFGGVAVLAIVVIALVTYVK
- a CDS encoding NADH-quinone oxidoreductase subunit M, coding for MIFTSDLTWILFLPVLGALAVLATPVRIARWMALLFSAATFALSLAIFVRIAVNGYNFGSLANPADSYNAPWINFTAGSFHFVVNYFLGVDGLALPMVILNALLTMLAIIGGWHKVRVKEYMALILLLETGVMGVFISLDLFLFFLFWEVELAPMFLLIGIWGNEHIKHTVFGDMPGRIYSAWKFLLYTFFGSIFMLAGILLLYFNEGGTTASMQFFLTHMPGGNISFLGITMSLQLLIFLLIYLAFAIKIPMFPFHTWLPDAHTDAPTEVSVILAGILLKMGAYGLIRICLTLLPVGIQQFSGWLAILAVINILYGAGICLVQTDMKRLIAYSSVSHMGVVLLGVAAAAGLTGTAQLAFRTAALTGASIQMFSHGIITGMLFFCVGVIYDHAHTREIAVFGGVAKTMPILATFFTFAGLASLGLPGLAGFVAEYMTFTASFQIWTAVTAASVFTMILTAGYLLWMLKRVFYGPFNIKWKLLPDATLRESLPLISLASVIVLVGIYPAFLINMLNPSLTAIMQTVTTALH
- a CDS encoding NADH-quinone oxidoreductase subunit J gives rise to the protein MDLATLLFWIVAVILVGSALLVVGLNNIVHSALSLVVVFAMAAGIYLLANAEFIAIVQILIYAGAVTILILFALMLTRTVNIQTNSNPINKYWWLGVIISALVGATILFAVTVSPHFVAPASSALGYSAHNSTCPLPPNNVVYIGNLLYSPTCYSYVLPFEIASVVLLVAIIGAIVIGREEE